The Natrinema caseinilyticum genomic sequence TGTCGCGGTAAGTCAGATCTCGCAGTCTGCAAGGATTCTCGTACTGTTGCAGTCGATGAACAGACCGGTCGTCGAAACCCCCCTCACGGGAAGAAAGACTTCCCGATATCGAGGAATTGTCAGAGACACGTAGTGTTCACCCACCAAAGTGAACACCACGTATATTTGTAACTCGTGGTCGGGTAAGCAATCTCTGGTTAAACAATTAGGTTTCGGTGAAATGACCAGGGTGGTTCGATCGTCCTCGATCGAGGGCGACACACGTGCTGATGTACAATCTCAGGGTTTGAGGGGAGCGAAACGACATCGAAGAGAAAGACGGCGGTGGACGTCCGGATCGGGACGCCCGAGACGAACCGATCGGGTCTAATACGACTTCGCGAAGTACGCGATCTCGTCCGCGGAACCCCCGCAGACGCCACACTCCTCGGTCTCGGGTTCGAGGACGTCACCCGCCGTCTTGCCACCCTCGTCGGTGAGCGGTTGCATGACGATCTCCGCGGCGATCTTTTCCTTGATCGCCTCCTCGCACGCCTCGTCACCACACCACGGCGTCTTCACGTAGCCGCCGTGTTTCCCGATCGTCCCGAGAATCTCCTCCGGGCTGTGGGCCTCGCGGACGTTCTCCCTCAAGTTCTCCTCGGCCGCCTCGTAGAGTTTGTCGTAGATCTCCTCGAGATGGTCGTCGACGACCTCGACGATTCCCTCGCGTCCCTCGACGGTGTCTTCGTTGTCGGGCCGGTGAACTAGCGTCACCTCCTCGTCGTCGACCTCGTGGGGGCCGATCTCGAGGCGAAGCGGGACGCCGTTGAGTTCGTGTTCGTTGAACTTGAAACCGGGATTGCGCTCGTCACGGTCGTCGAGTTCGACGCGGAACCCGGCCGCCTCGAGGTCGTCGGCGATTTCCCGCGAGTACTCGAGAACGTCCTCTTTCGTGTCTTCCTGCCAGATGGGGACGACGACGGCCTGCGTCGGCGCGATCGTCGGCGGAAGGACGAGTCCCTGATCGTCGGAGTGGGTCATGATGAGCGCGCCGATCGCCCGCCAGGAGAGGCCCCAGGAGGTGGTGTAGGCGGTCTGTTCGACCTCGTCCTCGTCGACGAAGGTGATGTCGAACGCCTCGGCGAAGCTCTGACCGAGGTTGTGACTGGTCGCACCCTGGACGGACTTGCCGTCGGGCATCAGGGCCTCGACGGTCGTCGTGGTGTCCGCGCCGGGGAACTTGTCGTGTTCGGGTTTCTTGCCCCGGAGGACCGGAATCGCCAGCACGTCTTCGTAGACGCGCTCGTACTGATCGAGTCGGGTCCAGACCTCCTCCCAGGCGCCCTCGTCGCTGGCGTGGGCCGTGTGGCCCTCCTGCCACATGAACTCCTTCGTCCGGAAGAACGGCTTTGTCTCCGTGGCCTCCCAGCGGACGACCGAACACCACTGGTTGAGCCGCAGCGGGAGGTCGCGGTGACTCCGCG encodes the following:
- the proS gene encoding proline--tRNA ligase, whose protein sequence is MSDESQELGITESKSHKPGEWYAEVVQKADLADYAPMGGFIVTKPRGYALWEGIQDALDGWFKETGVDNVYFPLFIPESFLEREKDIVEGFDPEVAWVTQGGHDELEERLAVRPTSESIIAPFMADWTRSHRDLPLRLNQWCSVVRWEATETKPFFRTKEFMWQEGHTAHASDEGAWEEVWTRLDQYERVYEDVLAIPVLRGKKPEHDKFPGADTTTTVEALMPDGKSVQGATSHNLGQSFAEAFDITFVDEDEVEQTAYTTSWGLSWRAIGALIMTHSDDQGLVLPPTIAPTQAVVVPIWQEDTKEDVLEYSREIADDLEAAGFRVELDDRDERNPGFKFNEHELNGVPLRLEIGPHEVDDEEVTLVHRPDNEDTVEGREGIVEVVDDHLEEIYDKLYEAAEENLRENVREAHSPEEILGTIGKHGGYVKTPWCGDEACEEAIKEKIAAEIVMQPLTDEGGKTAGDVLEPETEECGVCGGSADEIAYFAKSY